GCAAAATTCCCCACTGCTGCCTCCCGTAGGAGTCTGGACCGTGTTTCAGTTCCAGTGTGTCCGTGCGCCCTCTCAGGCCGGATACTGATCATCGCCTTGGTGGGCCGTTACCCCGCCAACTAGCTAATCAGCCGCGACCCCCTCCATAAGCGCATTGCTGCTTTGCTCGCAAGGAGTTGCACCTCGCGAGGTTATGCGGTATTAGCCCCGGTTTCCCGAGGTTATCCCCCACTTGAGGGTAGGTTAGTCACGTGTTACTCACCCGTTCGCCACTTTACTCATGGATTGCTCCACTTTCTCGTGCGACTTGCATGTGTTAGGCACGCCGCCAGCGTTGATTCTGAGCCAGGATCAAACTCTCGTTTGAAACCTAGTTGTTCCCGGGACGGGTAGTCTCGGGAACCGACGTTCGGGCAATACCAGCTCGCTTCCCAGCGCTCCGGCGGAATCCCGAACGTCCTTCTTACCTATTTTGTGAGAATCACTCGAGCTTGAACTCGCATGATCCTTCACGACTGGCACGTTCAACCTGTTGTCAAAGACCGACCGCTCTTCCCCTGAGGGCTGCGTTCAGTCGAAGCACCCCGCCCGAAAGCGGGACGTCCTCGAAACTTGCTGTCTCCATCAGGTCCACTGGACCCAAGAGACGAACCTTTCAAAAGTACCGCGCGCCCGTTGCCCTGTCAATGCGTGTCACTCCCTGGTTATCCACAGGAGTTCCGCAGGTCTGGCACAACCCGTGCCCGCTCCGGCAGCAGCAGCTCACGTACGCGATACCTACTCGACTCTCCTTGCCGGCAGCAGCGATGTTCCGCGCGCACGCGCACAGAGAGTCAGCCAAGTTAGTTAAAGATCTCGGTAAGGGAGGTCTTGCGAAACCCGAGGTCCCTCGCTTGCGCTTCGGGATCTCACCTGCCGGCTCATACGCCGGCAAAACGGTTCGACTTAACCCATCCTGGCTGTCGGCTTCCTAAAAGCTTATCCAGGATTTACTGAGCCGTGGCCGGCTCAATTTCTTACTTGCTTATGGTATCAGATGCGGCCGGCCCGTGCAAGGATTCAACCCTTCTTGCGGTTGTTTCCCGCTTATCTTCGAGCTATCGGCCTTGCTTCTGCTTATCCGACGGCGCCAGCCGTCGTCGCCACTCGCTACCCTTAAGCTCGAGAACGATTATCGCAAGCAATCGCGATCCGCGCAAGCGCTCCGCCCACATTTCTTCGCTTACGTCTTCTTTCGCACGCCCCTCCTCTCCGGGGCGGAAGAAGAAGCGACGTATGATAAGGACCCGATGCCGCAGGAACCCACCGCCGCCGCTGCCGCCCCGCATCTCGCCTCGCTCTACAGTTTCTTCGGCCCGGGCGGCGCGCTGGCGAAGGCGCACCCCAACTACGAATTCCGCCGCGGCCAACTGCAGATGGCCGAGCAGGTGGAGCAGGCGCTCGCCGACAAGCGCCACGTCATCCTCGAGGCCGGCACTGGCACCGGCAAGACGCTCGCGTACCTCGTCCCGGTGATCAAGAGCGGCAAGCGCGTCATCATCTCCACCGGCACCAAGAACCTGCAGGAGCAGCTCTTCTACAAGGACGTTCCCTTCCTCGAGACCATCACCGGCAAACTGCGCGTCTGCTACATGAAGGGGCGCAACAACTACCTGTGCAGGCAGAAGGTCTACGACCTGGAGTCGCAGCCCATCCTGAACGGGCTGAACGAGATCGAGCACTTCCGCATCATCCGCGAGTGGGAGAAGACGACGGCGACCGGCGACCGCGCCGAGCTGGCCGCGCTGCCGGAGAACTCGCCGGTCTGGGGCAAGCTCGACGCGCGCACCGAAGCCTGCACCGGCCAGAAGTGCCAGCAGTTCGACCGCTGCTTCATCACCGAGATGCGGCGCAAGGCGATGGAGAGCGACATCATCATCGTCAACCACCACCTCTTCTTCGCAGACCTTGCCATCAAGCGCATGGCGGAGGGCGCGCCCGACGCCGGCATCCTGCCGGAAGCCGCGGCGGTGATCTTCGACGAGGCGCACGAGCTGGAAGACGTCGCGGGCTCGTACTTCGGGGTCTCGGTCTCGAACCTGCGCTTCGCGGAGCTGGCGCGCGACGTCGAGTTCCAGCTCAAGCAGAAGCATCTGCTCTCGGCCTCGCTCAGCTCCGCCCTCGTGAGCCTGCGCGACCGCGCGCAGATCTTCTTCGCGCTGCTGCCCGCCGGTGACGGGCGTTTCGCCTTCGAGAACCGCCGCGAGTTCCTGGAAGAGAACGGCGAGGAGTACCTCGGCCTCGCCAACGCCCTCGCGCGGCTCGGGCACGAGCTGAGCGGCATCCCGGAGAAGCCGGAGGAGGTCTTCAACCTGATCGGGCGCTGCGAGGAGCTGAAGTTCGCGCTCGGGTTCGTGATGGAGTCGCAGAACAAGAACACCGTGTTCTGGATCGAGCGCAGGAGCTACGGCGAAGGCCGCCGCAAGGACCGCACCGGCGGCAACGTCTTCATCACCGCCACGCCCATCGACGTCTCGCAGATCCTGAAGCAGGCACTGTTCGAGAACCTGGAGACCGCGGTGCTGACCTCGGCGACGCTCGCCGTCTCGGGCACGTTCGAGTACATCGCCGCGCGGCTCGGGTTGCAGCACGCGCGCACGCTCGTGGTGCCCTCGCACTTCGACTACGAGAGCCAGGCGGTGCTGTACGTCCCGCCCGACCTGCCCGACCCGCGCACGCCGCAGTTCACCGCGCGCGCCGCCGACCTGGTGCGCCGCCTGCTCGAGATCACGCGCGGCCGCGCCTTCGTCCTCTTCACCTCCTACGCGCAGATGAACGACATCCACGACCGCCTGCTCGGGGAGCTCGAGTACCCCATGCTGCTGCAAGGGACGGCGCCCAAGTCCGCGCTGCTCGACGAATTCCGCTCCACGCCCAACGCGGTCCTGTTCGGCACCTCTTCTTTCTGGCAGGGCGTGGACGTGCAGGGCGAACAGCTGAGCGCGGTCATCATCGACCGTCTTCCGTTCGCTGTGCCCAACGATCCGGTCGTCGCGGCGCGCATCAAGGCCATTGACGAGGAGGGCGGCAACGCCTTCTTCCAATACCAGGTGCCGCAGGCGGTCATCACGCTCAAGCAGGGATTCGGGCGGCTCATCCGCTCGCTGCACGACCGCGGCCTGCTCGCTCTGCTCGACAACCGCATCCTCAAGAAGCAGTACGGCCGCGTCTTCCTCGAGAGCCTGCCGAAGTACACCTGCACCACCGACCTTGCCAAGGTAGAAGACTTTTTCGGGTCGCGCTGAAAGCAAACCGCCAAGGACACCCAGGCAACACGCAGGTTCACGCGCGGGTCCCTTGTGTTTCCTTCGTGTCCGTTGTGGTCCGCTTTTCTGGCCCTTGTACAATAGTCATTCAGCCAGCCATGTTCGAAGTCACCGTAGAGCGCAGCTTTGCCGCGGGTCACTATCTCCGCAACTACAAGGGGAAGTGCGAGAACCCGCACGGGCACAACTACAAGATCCGCGTCACGCTGGCGGGCGAGCGTCTCGACCACGCCGGGCTGCTGGTCGACTTCAAGGACCTGAAGGACGTGATGAAGGAGACCATCGAGCGGCTCGACCACCAGATGATGAACGACGTGGAGCCCTTCACCACGCTCAACCCCTCGGCCGAGAACCTGGCGAAGTACTTCTACGACGAGACCAACTCGAAGCTGAAGACGCAGACCAATGGCCGCGTCCACGTGAAAGAAGTCACGGTCTTCGAAACCGACGTCACGACCGCGACCTATCGCGAGTAGTCGTGCAGATCACCGAGGTCTACAAGTCGCTTCAGGGCGAGAGCACTTTCGCCGGACTTCCCTGCGTCTTCGTCCGCCTGACGGGCTGCAACCTGCGCTGCTCGTGGTGCGACTCCGAGTACACCTTCACCGGCGGCACGAAGATGTCGCTGGAGCAGGTCATGAGCGAGGTGCACCGGCTGAGCCCGCCGCGCCAGGGCACGCGTTTGGTGGAGATCACCGGCGGCGAGCCCATGCTGCAGGAGCGCAAACTGCTCCCGCTGATGGAGCGGCTGCTCGACGAGGGCTACACCGTGTTGCTCGAGACCTCGGGCGAGCGCCCGCTGGGCAGCGTGCCCCAGCGCGTCCACAAGATCGTGGACGTGAAGTGCCCGCACTCCGGCGCCGCCGACACCTTCCGCCTCGAGAACCTGAAAGCCCTCACCGAGCGCGACGAACTGAAGTTCGTCCTCTCCGACCGCGCCGACTACGAGTTCGCGCGCGCCTTCCTCCGCGAGCACAAGCCCCGGGTGAACGCCGTGCTCTTCTCGCCCGCCTTCCGCAAGGACGCGCGCGGCGAGCGCTCGGCCTCGCAGTGCCTGCTGGATCCCCAGCAACTCGCCAGCTGGATGCTGGAAGATGGCCTCGACGCCCGTCTCGGCCTGCAACTCCACAAGTTCGTCTGGGCGCCGGAGACCAAGGGCGTTTAGCCGCCAACCCGTCGATGGAACGGCCCTTCTCGCCGACTGCTCCGCAAACTCCTCGTGTTCGTTGACTCGCTAGTACACTTTCCCAGCAGCAGCCCTCGATTTTCGCCTGCCGCTTGATGATTGTGGTGCAGGCGTTTAACCGCAAGAGTCACGTGCCTTCCCCGTCAGCCATGCCCGATTCCGCTTGCAATCTTCCGGGCTATGCGTTTTGGAATCGTGCAGCAGCCCTCGATTCCGCTTAACTTTTCGCCCCGCCAGCATCATCTTCGGAAGCGCAGGCACGGTTTCCCTCCCGGGAAGCCGGGCGGCAGTAAGGAGGTGGGGACGATGAAAGCGTTCACGACGCGCCTGAAGATCGCGCTGACCATCGCGACGCTGTTTCTGGCAGTGGGCGTCCTGAGCTGGTCGTTCCACCTGATGAACCAGCCGAGCGACCTGAAGTTCTATCTCGGGCTGCTGGGCGTACTGAAGATGTTCGTCGTGGTGCCGGCAGCGATCTGGCTGATCTGGAACCCATCGCGCTGGATGCCTCGGCTCCGTCAGGCATTCCGACACTCGTAGACCCGTAACGGGCACGCACCTTCGGCAGGCAAGCGAAGGAACGGGCGCGGCGCCTCTCCGCAACGCCTCCCTCACCGCCCAGCTGCTCGAGCTGCGGCGCCTCGAGAACGAGCGCGCCAAGATCGAGAAGTGGGATGGGCAACTGCCGCGCATGGTCGTGGGCGAGAAACAGGCCATGATGCTGGCCATCCCGCCCGACGCCCAGCGCTAGGCCCGGGCCACCGTCCGGGGTGCGGCCAACCAGCCGCACCCCCGGTTTTTTGGTGGAAAGCCGGTACAATCTAGGGTTGGCGCCGCCGAAAAAGCAGCTATTCAGGCTGCCGGCGGCATCCAAGTAGGTAGCTCTTCATGCAGAAGACAGGTGCGGTCGTGCTGGTCTCGGGCGGCATGGATTCGTGCGTGTGCGCGGCCCTGGCCGCGCGCGACCACCAGGCCGCCGCGCTGCACGTGAGCTACGGCCAGCGCACCGAGGCCCGCGAACGCAAGGCGTTCGAGGGCATCTGCGACCGGCTGGGCATCCGCCAGCGGATGGCCGTCCGCGATGAGTCGCTGGCGAAGATCGGAGGCTCGGCGTTGACCGACCAGAACATCGCGGTGCCGGAGAGCGACGCCAGGCCGGGCGCGGGCGGAGTTCCCGTCACCTACGTGCCGTTCCGCAACGCGCACCTGCTGGCGGCCGCGGTGAGTTGGGCCGAGGCCCTGGGAGCGAGCAAGGTTTTCATCGGGGCGGTCGAGCAGGACAGCTCGGGATATCCCGACTGCCGGCCCGAGTTCTACCGCGCCTACAACGAGGTCGTGCGCTGGGGTACGAAGGAAGGCAGCGAAGGCGGCGGCATCGAGGTCGTCACGCCGCTGATCGCCCTGCGCAAGGCCGAGATCGTGCGCCTGGGTGTTGAATTGGGCGCGCCGCTGGATTTAACGTGGTCATGCTACAGCCGCGAAGATGCGGCGTGTGGCGCATGTGAAAGCTGCGTGCTCCGCCGGCGGGCCTTTGCGGCCGCCGGCCAACGCGATCCGATCCCTTATGCGCACGCGGTCCCGCAATGATATCTCGCGATAGCGAAGAGGCTAAGACATCCATGAAAAAGCTCCTCACCACCACCACCGCCGTGCTGCTGCTCGCGACCCTGGCGACCGCGCAGATGTTCTTCGGCACGTTCCAGGGCAAATGCACCGACGTCAACGGCCAGCCCATCGCGGGCGCGACCATCCACATCCAGGACAAGGAGACCGGCCGCAAGTACGAGCTCAAGACCGACAAGAACGGCGAGTACAAGATCTCGTCGATCACCAGCGGCACGTACGAAGTCAGCCTGATCGTGAACGGCCAGACGGTGCGCACCAGCGGCAACCAGCGCCCGAACCCGAACCAGCCGACGCAGATCGATTTCGACCTGCGGGTCCAGAGTGGCGCGCCTTTGTCGGCCGAGCAGAAGCAGAAGTTCAGCGAGGCGCAGAAGAAGAATGCCGACATCCTGAAAGAGAACGAGAAGCGCAAGGCGGCGAACGCGCTGCTGCAGCAGGTCGAGGCCAACATGGCGATGAACCCGCCCAACGTCGACCAGGCGCTCGCCGACGCCCAGCAGATCACGCAACTCGTCCCCGACGTCTACCTCGGCTGGGCGACGCTGGGCGAAGTGGCGTCGGTCGCAAAGAAGCATGACCTTGCCATCCAGGGGAACCAGAAGGCCATCGAGCTGCTCCAGGCCGAGCCCGACCCGACCGGCAAGAACAAGGAGGCGCTGGCCAGCCTGCACAACAACCTCGGGCAGGCCTATGGCCGCTCCGGCAAGACGCAGGAAGCCATCGCGGAGTACGCCGCCGCTGCGCAGATCAACCCGGCCGGCGCCGCCCAGTATTACTTCAACCTGGGCGCGGTGCTGACCAACACCGGCAAGATCGACGAGGCGAACACGGCGTTCGATAAGGCGATCGCCGCCAACCCCGGGTATGCGGAGGCCTACTACCAGAAGGGCATCAACCTGCTCGGCAAGGGCACCGTCGATCCCAAGACCGGCAAGGTGACCTATCCTCCGGATGCCGGGCAGGCCCTGCAGAAGTACTTGGAGATCGCGCCGACGGGCAAGAACGCGCAGGCGGCCAAGGACGTCCTCGCCAGCATGGGCGACGAGGTCGAGACCACCTACAAGAAGAAGAAAAAGTGAGCGGCTCCGGTCTCACGGCAGCGTCCTCCCGCGCGGGAGGACGTTGCTGTTTGCGCCGGCGAGACTAGAATCTTTGCTCCTGCGATGAGCACTCCAGCCCAGACCGCGCTGCTGCCATTCGTCGAGGCCCGGCGCGCGGTCGAGCGCGTGGCGCGGCAGTCGAAGCCCGCCGCCGTGGAACTGGTCGCGCTGGCCGACAGTCGCGGCCGCGTGCTGGCCGAGCCCGTCACCGCAGACCGCGACTTCCCGCCCTTCCCGCGCTCCACGCGCGATGGCTACGCCGTTCGTGCCGCCGATCTCGCGCGGCTCCCCGCAAAGCTGCGCGTGGTGGGGGAGATGCGCGCGGGCGGAAGCTGGACGGGCGCGCCTCTTGCCGCCGGCCAGGCCGCCGAGATCATGACCGGCGCGGCGGCGCCGCCGGGCGCCGACGCGGTGGTCATGATCGAGTACACCACGCGCGCCGGCGAAACCGTCGAGGTCGCCCGCGCGGTCGCGGCGGGCGAGAACATCGTTCCCGCGGGCGCGGAAGCGCGCGCGGGCAGCGCGTTGCTCGCGCCCGGAACGCGGCTGGCGCATCCGCAGCTCGCGCTCGCGGCCGCCGCGGGCCGCACCGAACTGCGCGTCTTTCCCCGCCCTCGCGTCGCCATTCTTTCGACCGGCGACGAAGTCGTCGAGGTCGCCGCCCAGCCCGGGCCGCACCAGATCCGCAACTCGAACTCGTATTCCCTTGCCGCCCAGGTCGAGGCCGCCGGCGCGGTCGCGGTGCAGCTCCCCATCGCGCCCGACCAGCTCGAGCCCCTGCGCCGCCTGCTGTTGCAGGGCCTGGCGTCGGACCTGTTGCTCATCACCGGCGGCGTCTCCGTCGGCAAGTACGACCTGGTCGAGCAGGCGCTCGCGGAGCTGGGCGCGGAATTCGTCTTCACCGGCGCCGCCATCCAGCCCGGCCGCCCCGCGGTCCTCGGGCGCGTCCCGCCGCGCTCCGGAGCGGACCCGGTGCCCTTCCTCGGGCTGCCGGGGAACCCGGTCTCGACCATGGTGACGTTCCAGCTGTTCGCGCGCCCGGTACTTGACGCGCTCTCCGGCGCCGCGCCGCAGCCGCTTCGCTTCCTGCAGGCGCGACTCAAGTCAGACTTGAGGACGAAGACCGGGCTCACGCGCTTCCTGCCCGCGCGGCTCAGCGGCGAGTTCGAGAACGTGGAAGTCGAAGCCATCCGGTGGCAGGGCTCCGGCGACATGGCCTCGACCGCGCAGGCCGACTGCTATCTTGTTGTTCCGCCGGATCGCGACACGCTGAAGGCCGGCGAGCTGGTCAGCATCCTTCTCCTATGACGAAGAAGCCGAAGACCGACCGACGACCAACTACCTTGTCGCACTACGACCAGCGCGGCCGCGCCACGATGGTCGACGTCTCCGCCAAGCCGCCGACCCGGCGCGTGGCCGAAGCCGCGGCCTTCGTCGCGATGCCGCCCCGGGTCCTGCAAGCGCTGCCGCAGAACCCCAAGGGCGACCCGCTCGAGGTGGCGCGGTTCGCGGGCATCGCCGCCGCCAAGCGGACGGCCGAGCTCATCCCGATGTGCCATAACATCCCGCTGAGCCGCGTTGATGTGCGGGCAAAGCTGTGCGAGAATGGCGTCGCTATTGCCTCCGAAGTAACGACCACCGCGGCCACCGGCGTGGAGATGGAAGCGCTGGTGGCGGCCAGCATCGCCGCCCTGACCGTTTACGACATGTGCAAGGCGTTGGACAAGGCCATCGAGATCCGCTTTGTCCGGCTGGAACGCAAGTCCGGCGGAAAGTCGGGCGATTACAATCGGAGCCCCCGGAAGAAATAGGCAGGACGGAACATTGCCGGCGAACGTCAAGGTCCTCGTGGTGGACGACAACCCCATGGTGCTGGGGATGCTGAAGAACTCTCTGTCGGCCATCGCCACCGTCTCGACCGCGACCGACGGCGCCGACGCCCTGCTCAAGGCGGTCGATGAGAACCCCGACCTCGTCATCGCCGACTACACCATGTCTTCGATGGACGGGCGCGCGCTCTTCGAGAAGCTGAAATCGCGCACCGGCACCGCCAAGATCCCTGTCATCCTCGCCGCCAGCAAGGCCGACATCACCGACAAGCTCAAGATGCTCCAGGACCAGGTCGAGGACTTCCTCGAAAAGCCCTTCTTCATCAAGGAAGCCACCGCGCGCATCAAGAAGGTAGTCGACAAGATCGCGCTCGAGAAGATGGCGCGCGAGGCCCCGGGCGAAGGCGTGCTGCGCGGCTCGCTCCAGCAGATGAACATCATGGACCTGCTGCAGTCGCTCG
This genomic interval from Terriglobales bacterium contains the following:
- the queD gene encoding 6-carboxytetrahydropterin synthase QueD; this encodes MFEVTVERSFAAGHYLRNYKGKCENPHGHNYKIRVTLAGERLDHAGLLVDFKDLKDVMKETIERLDHQMMNDVEPFTTLNPSAENLAKYFYDETNSKLKTQTNGRVHVKEVTVFETDVTTATYRE
- the queC gene encoding 7-cyano-7-deazaguanine synthase QueC; this translates as MQKTGAVVLVSGGMDSCVCAALAARDHQAAALHVSYGQRTEARERKAFEGICDRLGIRQRMAVRDESLAKIGGSALTDQNIAVPESDARPGAGGVPVTYVPFRNAHLLAAAVSWAEALGASKVFIGAVEQDSSGYPDCRPEFYRAYNEVVRWGTKEGSEGGGIEVVTPLIALRKAEIVRLGVELGAPLDLTWSCYSREDAACGACESCVLRRRAFAAAGQRDPIPYAHAVPQ
- a CDS encoding radical SAM protein; this encodes MQITEVYKSLQGESTFAGLPCVFVRLTGCNLRCSWCDSEYTFTGGTKMSLEQVMSEVHRLSPPRQGTRLVEITGGEPMLQERKLLPLMERLLDEGYTVLLETSGERPLGSVPQRVHKIVDVKCPHSGAADTFRLENLKALTERDELKFVLSDRADYEFARAFLREHKPRVNAVLFSPAFRKDARGERSASQCLLDPQQLASWMLEDGLDARLGLQLHKFVWAPETKGV
- the moaC gene encoding cyclic pyranopterin monophosphate synthase MoaC encodes the protein MTKKPKTDRRPTTLSHYDQRGRATMVDVSAKPPTRRVAEAAAFVAMPPRVLQALPQNPKGDPLEVARFAGIAAAKRTAELIPMCHNIPLSRVDVRAKLCENGVAIASEVTTTAATGVEMEALVAASIAALTVYDMCKALDKAIEIRFVRLERKSGGKSGDYNRSPRKK
- a CDS encoding ATP-dependent DNA helicase; translation: MPQEPTAAAAAPHLASLYSFFGPGGALAKAHPNYEFRRGQLQMAEQVEQALADKRHVILEAGTGTGKTLAYLVPVIKSGKRVIISTGTKNLQEQLFYKDVPFLETITGKLRVCYMKGRNNYLCRQKVYDLESQPILNGLNEIEHFRIIREWEKTTATGDRAELAALPENSPVWGKLDARTEACTGQKCQQFDRCFITEMRRKAMESDIIIVNHHLFFADLAIKRMAEGAPDAGILPEAAAVIFDEAHELEDVAGSYFGVSVSNLRFAELARDVEFQLKQKHLLSASLSSALVSLRDRAQIFFALLPAGDGRFAFENRREFLEENGEEYLGLANALARLGHELSGIPEKPEEVFNLIGRCEELKFALGFVMESQNKNTVFWIERRSYGEGRRKDRTGGNVFITATPIDVSQILKQALFENLETAVLTSATLAVSGTFEYIAARLGLQHARTLVVPSHFDYESQAVLYVPPDLPDPRTPQFTARAADLVRRLLEITRGRAFVLFTSYAQMNDIHDRLLGELEYPMLLQGTAPKSALLDEFRSTPNAVLFGTSSFWQGVDVQGEQLSAVIIDRLPFAVPNDPVVAARIKAIDEEGGNAFFQYQVPQAVITLKQGFGRLIRSLHDRGLLALLDNRILKKQYGRVFLESLPKYTCTTDLAKVEDFFGSR
- a CDS encoding response regulator, coding for MPANVKVLVVDDNPMVLGMLKNSLSAIATVSTATDGADALLKAVDENPDLVIADYTMSSMDGRALFEKLKSRTGTAKIPVILAASKADITDKLKMLQDQVEDFLEKPFFIKEATARIKKVVDKIALEKMAREAPGEGVLRGSLQQMNIMDLLQSLEMGHKTCSLVLTNNGEKCEMFFSDGQVNHAVYGATKGDDAVYKALAWQTGTFQIDFTGRSGEQTCTRSTQGLLMEGLRLLDEANRDQEENVLEA
- a CDS encoding carboxypeptidase regulatory-like domain-containing protein, giving the protein MKKLLTTTTAVLLLATLATAQMFFGTFQGKCTDVNGQPIAGATIHIQDKETGRKYELKTDKNGEYKISSITSGTYEVSLIVNGQTVRTSGNQRPNPNQPTQIDFDLRVQSGAPLSAEQKQKFSEAQKKNADILKENEKRKAANALLQQVEANMAMNPPNVDQALADAQQITQLVPDVYLGWATLGEVASVAKKHDLAIQGNQKAIELLQAEPDPTGKNKEALASLHNNLGQAYGRSGKTQEAIAEYAAAAQINPAGAAQYYFNLGAVLTNTGKIDEANTAFDKAIAANPGYAEAYYQKGINLLGKGTVDPKTGKVTYPPDAGQALQKYLEIAPTGKNAQAAKDVLASMGDEVETTYKKKKK
- the glp gene encoding gephyrin-like molybdotransferase Glp, producing the protein MSTPAQTALLPFVEARRAVERVARQSKPAAVELVALADSRGRVLAEPVTADRDFPPFPRSTRDGYAVRAADLARLPAKLRVVGEMRAGGSWTGAPLAAGQAAEIMTGAAAPPGADAVVMIEYTTRAGETVEVARAVAAGENIVPAGAEARAGSALLAPGTRLAHPQLALAAAAGRTELRVFPRPRVAILSTGDEVVEVAAQPGPHQIRNSNSYSLAAQVEAAGAVAVQLPIAPDQLEPLRRLLLQGLASDLLLITGGVSVGKYDLVEQALAELGAEFVFTGAAIQPGRPAVLGRVPPRSGADPVPFLGLPGNPVSTMVTFQLFARPVLDALSGAAPQPLRFLQARLKSDLRTKTGLTRFLPARLSGEFENVEVEAIRWQGSGDMASTAQADCYLVVPPDRDTLKAGELVSILLL